Proteins encoded by one window of Candidatus Odinarchaeum yellowstonii:
- the cas2 gene encoding CRISPR-associated endonuclease Cas2 yields MFTLVIYDISENDLRLAAANACKKYGLIRVQKSAFLGEISNSLRKELAAALKEIVKNTENNIQIYIICKPDLSQKIELGKPYKGEESEILM; encoded by the coding sequence ATGTTCACATTAGTTATATATGATATATCTGAAAATGATCTACGCTTAGCCGCAGCTAACGCATGCAAAAAATACGGGTTAATAAGAGTTCAAAAAAGCGCTTTTCTAGGCGAAATATCAAACTCACTAAGAAAAGAATTAGCCGCCGCCTTAAAAGAAATCGTGAAAAACACAGAAAACAACATTCAAATATACATTATCTGCAAACCGGATTTATCACAGAAAATAGAGCTAGGCAAACCCTACAAAGGCGAAGAAAGCGAAATATTAATGTGA
- the cas1 gene encoding CRISPR-associated endonuclease Cas1, which translates to MRLVVNEPGSFIGTKNGMITVYKSGEKILEVPIPKINFIIVLTRGASFSSALVKLLAKHNIPIIFYSPLGYPISICKSFITGSIELRKNQYKLKETVKGIKLASLFAQGKTLNQYSILYSMAKNRTISDPQLSKELYKVAREIKQISEQIIKLGAEKTEKNIQSIINLEAEAAKLYWGILPKPLSKVIEFPGRKKRFENPTDPVNISLNYLYTILGGECSLYLELCGLDPYAGFLHADTPRRPALAMDLMEEFRQQIVDRVVFKAVFERKLDNILENNRLKREARLMLYKLYTERINTKVTFLNRSLPIQDHIFLQARRIGEYIMGRQEYKPFIL; encoded by the coding sequence ATGAGATTAGTTGTAAATGAACCCGGCTCATTTATCGGCACAAAAAACGGTATGATCACCGTCTACAAGAGCGGTGAAAAAATATTAGAGGTTCCTATACCTAAAATAAATTTTATAATAGTTTTAACACGTGGAGCCTCATTCTCATCGGCTCTAGTAAAACTTTTAGCTAAACATAACATCCCTATAATATTCTACTCCCCTTTAGGCTACCCTATTTCAATATGTAAAAGCTTTATAACCGGCTCCATAGAATTAAGAAAAAACCAGTATAAACTCAAAGAAACAGTTAAAGGCATTAAACTAGCCAGCTTATTCGCGCAGGGTAAAACCCTAAACCAGTACAGCATACTTTATTCAATGGCTAAAAACAGAACTATAAGCGACCCTCAATTATCTAAAGAATTATACAAAGTAGCCAGGGAAATAAAACAGATAAGCGAACAAATCATTAAATTAGGAGCTGAAAAAACGGAAAAAAACATCCAGTCAATTATTAATCTAGAAGCGGAAGCCGCTAAATTATACTGGGGTATACTCCCCAAACCACTATCAAAAGTAATAGAATTCCCTGGAAGAAAGAAAAGATTCGAAAACCCCACAGACCCAGTTAACATCTCACTAAACTACTTATATACAATATTAGGCGGCGAATGCAGCCTATACCTTGAGCTATGCGGATTAGACCCATACGCAGGTTTTCTTCACGCAGACACCCCTAGAAGACCCGCTTTAGCAATGGATTTAATGGAGGAATTCCGACAGCAAATCGTCGATCGCGTGGTTTTCAAAGCTGTTTTCGAAAGAAAACTAGATAACATATTAGAAAACAACAGACTTAAACGCGAAGCGCGTCTAATGCTATATAAACTATACACTGAGCGAATCAACACTAAAGTAACATTCTTAAACCGCTCTCTACCTATACAAGACCATATATTTTTACAAGCTAGGAGAATAGGCGAATATATTATGGGGAGACAAGAGTATAAACCATTTATATTGTGA